From the Xiphophorus hellerii strain 12219 chromosome 20, Xiphophorus_hellerii-4.1, whole genome shotgun sequence genome, the window AGTTGGAGCAGGGATGAATCCAAAGTGTCAGGATGGAACCCACATAGTTTTTGTTGCTTCCTCTGCAGACTGTTGGCGAAGCGCCGCAAGAAGAACTACTGGGGTTTCTCCGTCAACTGCACAGGCAACGAGGCCGACCTGTCAGACTGCAAACTGGGCAAAGAGATCCAGCTCAAAGGCAACAACACATGCAGACGGGGCATGCCTGCTGTGGTCAGCTGCATACCCGGACGGGCCTTTGCTCCCAGCGTCAGCATGGGTTTCAGAAAGGCCTACAGGATGGAGGTTGGTCACATTATAAATTATTGGCTGCTACGTTTATCGGCTAGCAAAGCGAGAAAGTCTTGTGCTGcatggttttcaacattttccataaattcaaatctgaaaactgtggtATGCATTTGTATCCAGATTACATTGAGTCAATACTATGTAGatctcagtcagactggatccAAAGTGTCTAAACATCGATTTTTAAGTCCTGGCCGGAATTTTAAACGGCCTTTGCtaagttttcttccaggactgcTCTGTAATTCATGTCCATCAATCCTCAgatcagctctgaccagcttctctgtgtttcttttaGATTATCCACCATAATGCTCACATTTTAGGGGGGGATTAAAAAGCACTCTTCATCCTTTTGTAGTTGTTCTGAATTCATCCATCtgacaaatatttacatgttttggcCTTTCCCCCCCACTCCATATTGCGGCAATCATTTAAATGCTCTCCATCTGCAACATATCCACAGTCTTATTTATTTCGTGTGATGTTTCCACAGCAACCCTTAGTGCGCCTGAGAGGCGGGGCTATGATAGGTGAGGGTCGAGTGGAGGTGCTGAAGAACGGAGAGTGGGGAACCGTTTGCGACGATAACTGGGACATCAGAGCAGCCACCGTGGTGTGTCGGGAGCTGGGCTTTGGCAGCGCCAAAGAGGCCCTGACTGGAGGCCGGATGGGTCAAGGTAACCAGAAGTTTATCAACGATGACACTATTATATGACGCAAAATATGCATTTACTGATGTTGAAGAAAACACTAACATAATTCAGGactatatgtatatatatagcCACTGAATTTAAGATGAGCACTTCCAAAGTAAtagtttattaaactttaatgtCTGTAAGCAgtgaaacaaatgaaacaaaaaattatttcttcacATTTGAAACATCCTGTTGTGCAATGTGTAATTACTAGCACCCCAAACAAAGGTGTGTTTATAAGAAATAGTTGTTACGGTTAATGTTGACCAAATTtggagctgtggaaaaaaaattgacctcccttattttcctcttttttgtttGGGGTGGTGAAATAAGTTTGGCTTCTCATCCagcttttaactttttaattctCACTTCGATTGTAGATATGATCAAGTTTAGACAAGTAGCTATTTTTGGAGCCACTTCCTTCCTTATAAAGATCAGTGCACACTTTCATCACTTGAAAcgctttcccattttgaagagacGTTTGGAGAAAAGAACGTAAATCTCGCATCATATTTACGCCAGGAAAGCAAGAAGTCTTGGCTGTTTAAAAGTTTCCTCACACCCTGATTAGCTTAGAAAAGTACAATAAATTTACAGTACATCAAATTTagttgatgtattttattatagCTGCTATGTGtcattcttttctttgttgcattatttttcccccccactgGTTAATCCTGTACTTTGCCacattaaatctaaataaaaaatcttttttttaaagatttttttattctgctgaactgaaaacaaatgtctttttaaaaggaTCTTTACCAGGGACGGAGGAGCTTGTATGTCCACCTGTGAAAATGCGAGAGGGTGACCTTCACCTCCGCCTTATCTTTGGCTGCTGCATCACCACCTGTTTTTGTCTCACCTCAGCCCGTCTAGACTTGAAGTCAGCACATAAACGCAATAGAGAACGTATGGAGCAGCACATCGGTGTTTACACACCGAGCCCATTACTGAATCTGTGAAATGCAATATCCCACAGCTTTATAAAATTCATATGGCTGCAggaaaagttgtattttttcccccctccctctGCCTTTTTCTCAAAGCAAAACAGAGGAGTGCACAAAATGTTCCagggaagaaaacatgttttatgagTTTCAGGCGAGGAATTCTGGGTTGGAGCGCGGACAAGGCTGTTTCAGGGCTTCCTGGTCAAGCTAACCTCTCGACTTACAACTTTCACCTCACAGACTTGGAAATAGTTTGTCTTCAGGAGCTTTAGCGAAGTACACAAATGTCAGTAAATCCTGTCACTAACAAGACACGCACTGATCAGCTGTACAAATCAGCCTAATACGGAGACGGCGCCCTCTTTTGCTAACCTGTTGGGGTGCAGCCCAGAGAACATCTGGAGAGGGCAATTACAGATGTTTCAGGggaggtggcagtatttcttatgacccttcagtttcatttttgtctgtcATAGCTGgctgcttgttttctttgcagtgtaATATTATTCATCTGCCCCTTTGTGGAACATTCTGTCTGGAAAAACAAGGGAAGAGATGTGTGCTTCTTTAATTCGTAGGAGAATTGTCGTGCgacaaaaatatcagattatatatatatatatatacgtatactgtatatatatatatgtgtttttttgttatttcccAAGTAGATTCCTGACTTTCCTGTGCGCTTGCTGTGTCCCTGCAGGAGTGGGCGCTGTCCACATGAACGAGGTGCAATGCTCCGGCTTTGAAAAGTCTCTGACCGAGTGTTACTTCAACCGGGACTCCGTTGGCTGCAGCCACGAGGAAGATGCCGCGGTCAGGTGCAACGTTCCTGCGATGGGCTTCCACAGCCGAGTGAGTTTGACTCCACGTGGTTGgtgctttttaaagaaaacgcACCGCCCTGCGTTTTGAATGAAACGTAAACGTAACCGTTCTCTCTGCCCAGCTTCGGCTGAGCGGCGGCCGTAACCCGTACGAGGGTCGTGTGGAGGTCCTGGCGGAGAGGAACGGCTCTCTGGTGTGGGGCTCGGTGTGCAGCGACAGCTGGGGAACCATGGAGGCGGTGGTGGTGTGCAGACAGCTGGGGCTGGGCTTCGCCAGTCACGCTTTCCAGGTAATTTCTCTAACTCTGGTTTCTCCTCCAAACGGAAAGCTTCTCTGCTAACctgcttgtatttttctctgaatACGATGAGCCAGCCCGTACCCATCCTCCAACAACAGAGAAATCTGTTCTCCCTCCCAGGGCTGCAAGAAAATAATGACATAATTCTTTTCTTGCAGCTTCTTGATACATTATTTATGCAGAACATGTTTTTTCCTAGTGTGCTTGCCAACAAATGCTAAAAGTGGTTACTACACTAAGAAATGCCACAGAGACACATGAGGACTTCCTAGGAGTTCTGCAGCTCTTATGAAGTACGACAGATCCTGgccagaaataactttttctctcctttttctttctccttcagTAGAAACGTGTGTGCAGGCTTTGGTTTATTATCTAAAGCAGTGGTTTTCGGTCCTGGCTCTCTAAATCCACTGTCCTGGGTGTGTTTCCCTGCATAACCTGCATGTGTGTGGGAAGTGGAAGACACTTCCCCACAGGGAAGTGTTGGAgtctggaagaagaaaaacacctaaaacatgcagggcagtgagtTGAGAGGATCAGGACTGAAAGCAACAGCTCTAAAGTCAGAAGACATCCTGAAAATGGACAATTTGGTACTTTTGACACTAATATCATTGTTAGAGATTCTAGTTTTTCCAGATATGTGTCCTATACGGTCCCATTTAGTCGCTGCTATTTCCACAATGTCTCTGTGTGGAGATATTCTTCTACATGtcttaacaaaaacacagccaGGATCTTGTAAAAGAGCCTCCAATTTGGAAGAAAAGAATCAAATAACATGAGGTGCGTGTGATTTCCATAGTGTAATGCTAGTAAAACAGATTTACCTCACTGCAGTTCTGGAGGTAGGAAATGATGATGGGTTACAGCCACAAGAGAAATGGATGACATTACATCAGCCTGCAGGTGCTTCCTAGTTTAAGCCTGtttagtgtgtttgtgtgtctgtgtataCCATTAGCTCTCCGTCTCTAATAAACTTTAGCTTTACTTATCCCAGGGGGCAAAAATAAAGATGCCACTTGCttagaaaaacatcaaaactagGTTGTAAGTAGAGAAGGTTGGTTAATGGAGGTAACCCTATGGCAGATTTAAGAGTGCAGCCTCTTAGCAAGACTTTAGAGAAAACTGTGAGCAAATCTTTGAAGTGTAAAGGAGCctccaataaaaaacaaaacaaaacaaaagaaaaacacatggaaacactgGAGCAGCATCACACTTCTATTCTTTCTATCCTGATTGGTTCCTTTTTATGTCTCGAGGTGAGAGGACAGCGAGAAAAACACCCCGATGATTTGCTCTGTATATGAACCTACTTTATAGATGTTGGGAATTTATGGCTTCAGATGATCCAAATCTGGAAGGTATGCGAGAGAATTACAGGGAGGAGGAGTGTTGATAACTGCAGCTTTATGAGTGGAACCTCGACTAGATCCGGCGAACGCTCTATATCGACGAGAGCATTTCTGTGCCAACTTAAAATTTCAGGCCACACATAATCCACATCTAGATAATTATCCTAAACTTAAAGTTCTCATCTGTATGGTTTTTATTGCGGACCAGGTCCACTTAAGACCCACTAGAGTCTAGTTCCTGTCTCGCTCCGATGGTTTTCCAGGCGAACCCGACCACCAGATGGAACATGTGACAGCAATCGTAAATCTACACTTCTGCATATCTGCTCTTCTCCTCAGCCCACCAGCAAATATATGCGtcacccctcacacccccagtCCAGCTTCCTTTGTATTCTCCACTTTCACGGTCGTTGGTGGAAAGTCTGACTTTTCCCCTTGCACAGGCTTTCCATAAGGTCTGCAAACTTGTGCAGCAAAGCTGAGTCAGGGCTGGGGAACATCTGCACAGCTCCTTACTTTCTGTGGGCGAGGGGTGGGGGGATAAATTATTTGATTGGACTAATGCCAACAGTTAGATAATAGCTTTATAATGTATCTATAGCATTGTATCCAAAACAACTCCACACGTCTCATGGTAATCAGTTTGGTTGCCAGGAACAAAACTTGATCGGCTTATGCCTGGATTTAAACAGTTAGTCAcattcgttttttttgttttttttatgcaactATTTGCCTTCTTAGCCAATAAGAACTGATCTAATGGCTACATGTGTATAAGCTCTTACTGTTACTTTTCTTGAAGCTGAAAAGTCAGAATAACTGCTTtcgtattattatttttatgcctACGCTTAGGAAAGcacatttgatcttttttttatttattatttaaatcttGATTGTTTAATTATATGGCGTGTTATTTCTGATTGAAATTCTCAGGAGACGTGGTACTGGGAGGGAGACTCATCGGCCGACGCTGTGCTGATGAGCGGCGTGAGATGCTCAGGAACGGAGCTGACTCTGGATCAGTGTCTGCATCACGGCAGACACGTCAGCTGCCCGAAAGGAGGCGGACGCTTTGCTGCCGGAGTGTCCTGCACTCAGAGTAAGAAACGGAACGAAAGCGCCACATTCATGTTTCATTTACTGAATATATACTTTCTGAAATTAGTTCAGAAAATATACGTTTCATATTTATCTTAATACCTTAGggtaaaatataaacatgtggctaaaaacatgaaaatggtATTATTAGTTgattgtcacattacaaccgcAAACCTCAATGCATTTGATTGAGACTTTGTGATAGAGTAGTGCAggattttcattaaaatattgtgcCACTCATCTCCATTCAGCCTTCTGATCCTGTTGAAAATTAAAGATATATTTTCAAAGACTTTCTCTAGCCAATCTGACCGAGCTTGatctgttttgcaaagaagaatggccAAACATGTCAATCTTCAGATGTGCAAAGGTGGAAGAGACTTAGCCCAAAAAAACTGCAACTGCAAACTGCAACTGTAATTAACTCAAAAGTTTGTAGAATCACCTTTTGCTGCAGAGGgtggaaaagaaattaaaaatatgtaagaatgcatgccacactttccagatttttactTGGACAATACTTTTGAACCGTATGTATTTGTCCCTTCAGGTAACAAGCTACTTCCTGTTGGTTTATTGTATTGAAATTGCcaatatttaaagtttgtttccaatgtgacaaaatgagaaaaggttCAAGGTGTGTGGATATTTTTGAAACTGTTtgtaggtagaaaaaaaaactgtttagttgctgtttaaaaatgtcaaagttggTGATGGATAGtagtacaaaagaaaaaaaacaacaaccttgaATCTGTGGACTCCGCTCACACCGCTGTCGTCCTCACAGCGGCCCCAGACCTGGTCCTCAGCGCTCAGGTGGTGGAGCAGACGACGTACCTGGAGGACCGGCCCATGTACGCTCTGCAGTGCGCCCATGAGGAGCGCTGTCTGTCCAGCACCGCCGACAAAGCCGACCCAAGCTCCTACCGCCGGCTGCTCCGCTTCTCCTCCCAGATCCAGAACAACGGTCTGTCGGACTTCAGGCCGCGGGCGTCGCCACAGTCCTGGGTCTGGCATGAGTGTCACAGGTGAGGCCTCACCTGGACATGCTGTGCAGCTGTACTTCTGACCTTGTTATAGCTACTTGGAGACTCTGATTTAGTTTTACTATTACGAGTCGTAAACATACATCAGCTAACTTGTTGTTGGGCAAAACTAATAAGATCTTCTTAACAGATTGTTGAAAGATTCAAAAGATTTAGATGTGTCTGTTTTCAGACTGTTTAAACGCTCCCTGTTTCCATGTGTAATCCAGACATTACCACAGTATGGAAGTTTTCACCCTCTATGACCTGCTGAGTCTGAACGGGACTAAGGTAGCAGAGGGACATAAAGCCAGCTTCTGTCTGGAGGACACCCACTGTGACGAAGGTAGAGTCCAACACTTGCCTTTCCGTTTTATAATTTAGAGACTCTGGATGTtcttttaacactgaaactacCTTTAAGAAATACTCTACCATCGCGCTGTTTGATCTTCTTGATTAAAATGAGCATTATTTTAACTGATTCTTCAGACACAAACTGTAAACATCTGCTCTAATATTTAGGCATACAGAAAAGGTACGAATGTGCCAACTTTGGCTCTCAGGGCATCACAGTCGGCTGCTGGGACACGTACAGGCACGACATCGACTGCCAGTGGATCGACATCACAGACGTGAAGCCAGGAGATTACATCTTGCAGGTACAACATCTGCTCTGTTAGTCTCACCTTATGAAATACTCAACTTCTGGTGGAAAAGTGGGTCTCAGATCAGCCTGCTGTCTCCTGTAGACCAGACAGACTCTCTTTCTGCACATTTGCCCTTTTTTACCCCGTTCACTGTCTAAAATGTTACACAACTGAGCGAAAGCCCTTAAAAGAACACGAAACATATTATCTGGTTGACTATTGCAGTTAAACCTCTTTTGAGACCAACACTATTAACTCTGACACTGTTCTTTCTTTCAGGTCGTGATAAACCCAAACTACGAGGTCGCAGAATCCGATTTCACCAACAATATTATGAAGTGCCGCACTCGCTACGACGGACACCGGATATGGACCTACAACTGTCATATAGGTGAGGACAGCTTCTCCTCCGACTAAGTTTTTACACTAAATCTGGACTGTGGTATAAGTcacaaaatattacatgttGTTTATACAAATCCAGCTCTTGGTTCTCACATTTCCTTTATGTAAAACACAATAACGTTCATGCAGTGTCAATGTTTTCACGAGTCCATGCAGTACTGTAGCAATTCAATGAATGGCAGTGAAGCTGAATGATGGAAATAGTGCAGAAATATACAATTGAACATACTAAGTGATTTATAATCTCTGAATAGAAGCTGAtggaggtttttttaaaattattattgttaaatacaaaattcaaTACTTTGTCAGGCATCGATTGAACATTCCTTTAAAGATTCAAAGCTTATGAAAACAATAACAAGgtgacataaaaacagaaggCCAAAAGTCCCACAATCAAATTATGGCATCTTCTCCTTTATAACACTTATTTAATAAATTGTGGCACTTTTGGTCCTCGTAACAGTAGCACAGTTAGGAATAACCTTGGCCCAAACTACAATTAGTAAACTGtaaattggggaaaaaaatatatatatattacatatagAATACCTTGTAATTTGCCCTTATTAAATCTTTGTTAAAGACTAtgaacagttttaacaaaaaaacagcagacatgggtaaatgtagaatatttctttaaatcctGAAAATTACTTTGTGAACAAGTCTTtgatatgttaaaaaacaatttaaaaacttatCACTCACACTGTGCAACCAGTTCTCGTTCATCAGGacaacaaaaggaaacaaagtaAATCTTAAATATTGCCAGGCAACTGAACATATTTCAGGTCAAACCAACATGCAatacagtttaatttaaaacattttgagactTTGGACCCATCTGAAATGACCAAAATATCTGTTTCATCCTTGCTGAGATATTTGCCTTATTAGTGTTGCCGAAAGTGAACAATATTTACCACAAGTTGGGTTCAGTTACAGAAATCTGAGGCGGCTCTTCAGAGTTACTGATTGGAGACGGGTCTGTCAAGTCCAGctatagaaacaaaaaaacagaagaaaaagttaGGTGaaaaatttgcctttttttggggggggtgaatttcttacatttttatttctggctTCACAGGTGGCACATTAAGTTCAGACGTAGAGGACACGTTTCCCGGATTGCTGACGAATCAGCTTTCACACAGGTAGACCAGAGCAGGGCGCATCACAAGGACGGCACTAGGAAATTTTCTGACAACCACTAGAGGGAGCTGCGTGACACCGCATCCTTGAAGCAGTGCTGGATCATCGTTGTGCTCAGGGTTCAGCTGGTACAATAAACAACGACTCCATAGGAAAAGGAGCTGCTTGTTCAGTAAATGCATTTACCCCCATTCAGTTGTACAGAACTGTGTGTATAAGAGTCTCTCGCTGTTCTTGAAAGTGTTATTTTGACCTGGTGCTCATGATGCAATGAGAATTAAAGCCACGTAACTTATTAAGCCAAGTGTGGCGACGAGTGCATTGGAAACCAAAGCTGTATAATGTGTGGAGTGCATCAAACCAAAACTCAGACGCCATGTTCCGTAATGCAAGTAGTGATTGAATTTGTATTATTGTAATCTTACACTGTACATTTATCCCAAACAGCTGTGATGAAAAGCAGCTGTATAAATTAAAACTGTTAGAGTCCAGAAATTCCCtctacacaaaaacaaatgttgtaatttattaTAGAGGAACGAGCCTCTGGCAAGGAAGTTCCTGTCAAGACGGGAAAACCCCTGCTGTCAGGATTGGATTTAACTAGCTAAACATTGTGACAAATTGTATCCACTTCTAAAtgacaggaaaataaaagtcaaaatttatattttttctttggaagTGCTGTGTTCAACAGATGCCAAGGTTGTCAGGAATTGGTTCCTGCAGCGATTTCCAACGTATCTGAGGAATTTTCCTTCATAAATTAAGCTGGAATAAAAAGAGATAaagaaaagttgtttgttttcaccaaaCGCTCGTCTCTGATCTGTGCCTGTTTTCTAAATGTCTTGTTGAACTGTCTCCATCAGGGACTTTGGTACCTTTGTGAAATTACTGTAATGGCCACACTTGTATGTGAAAATGCCTCTCAATGaatttgtaaatgtttgaatGTAGAAATGTAAGAGTCCTTCATTTTACAAGGATCCTTTCAGTTgctaaattgttttaatatattgaGGTGAATGTGGAAATGCATAAcggttttaaataaaaacatgttgaaagcAACGTGTGTCAATCGTTGTCTGTGTGTCCATTTCTGCTCACCTGGATATCTGTACAGTCTGCCTCGTCCCTGTATGCCTAAAGCTCTGGTCACCATCCGTTTGGCCACTACGCAGTCTGTCCTGGGACGCTCCTTCACCGGCTGGAGAAATTCTTGAAGAGGACACAAACCATTCAACTGACTATTGAGATTTCACCAAAACTGTCTACGGTAGCTCAAAGCGTCCTACCTGCCCTTCTGACCGCCTTGCCCTGTGCTTTTTTACTCCCCTCAGAGAGAGCTCGAGTCTTCAGCAGCGGGTGGCAGATGGAGAGGGCGTGGTGCGCTGCAATCAAGACAACCCCCACTGACTTCAGTCACCATCAGTTCAAACAGTTCATTGCGTTTAGTGTACAGTGGAAAAAGCTCTGACCTGCCGCCTGGCAGGAGAAAACACCCAGAGCGTGTGTGTTGTCCACCCACTTGATCTTCATTCCACCGTCACTGAGACGCGAtgggaggagaaagaggaagagagagggaggaagttAAGAAACAGCTATATCTATCAGTGGGATATAATGTGGACAGCACAGTGTGAGTTTCTCCTATGGCAGAGACTAATCAGGATCCTTAAACAGACAAATTATTGCACGCTAAAAAGTCCTTTGTGATATGAACATTGCACACTGATATCACAATAATGACAAATGTGTGATATACTGCAGCCctaatttgaacaaattttggaaaatgtctATTTGAGAGTTCAGACCTCTTCAcccaaaacacaaacttcaatctGTTTTATGCGACAGCCCAACAAcgcaaagtagtgcataatagtgaaaaagtaaaagtacataGTTGTCAAAACTCTTATCAAGAAGGAAATGAGAACAGCACggaaaatgtacttttctaGCCTTCCCAGTCAGCAATTATTTATATGCGGAGTATTGAGTACTATCTGGGCCATAACATTATAACCTCACCTGTATTCTGTGAAAGCATCCAGGAGGTCGTCAGTCTTGAAAACAGATGGAAAGTCATAAATCTCAATGACATGGCTGAAGTCATCCGAGTTAAGAAACACGTTCTCGTAGATTGCGTAGTCATTGTGAACAAGCTCAACAGAGAcgcctgtctctttaagatgcATCTTaatctgaaagaagaaaaaaacagcagaaagcaCCTCATGATTAGGTAACTACTCAGGTTCTTACATTTCTCATGCTGCTGGAAGACTTAGGCTTTTAGAACATCTTTAACATTtgccaacatgtttcttctggcTGAAAGTATTACTAATGTTCTGGAGTCCTGACTGAGGTCTgatagagaatctgtggagggaGCTAAAAATTAAGTCCATGGTAAGGAGGGTCattagaaatatgaaaataaggTTTTGTTTGTAGATggaatttatttaattgattattaagtgatttttgaaaagcttttttatgtaaataatattttcttcaaaatccaGACTCCTTTTACATTCGTTTATTATCCTGAGAAATGCCTATCCTCAATTAGAAACAAACCTCTTGGTTGGATGAAcgatttaaatctaaatctgtcagggttataaaaaacatttaggaaaaaaaccCTCTAAAATAAGACCTATAACCTACCTGTTCAGTTACATCGTCTGTATCTGTGCTTGTATCCTCAGCCTGAACATTGTTGAAGTTTTCTCCCTTTGCTTCCTCCAACTTCATCTCTGCGAACGACAGAGACGGGTCCCAGACGACAGTCTCCCTTTCATCCAGCCCTAGCGCCAACTTTTGAGTCTGTTCCTGGGGACAAAGCTGTGAACTGTTCTCAGGCACATCAGTTATACCGTTAGCGCCACAGGCTTCCTGTGCAGAGGAGGCTGagtaaacattttgttctgtgGCCTTGGGGCAAGGACAAGACTCTAAAGGAGAGCTTTTACAGCACCGAGCAGaactttttatgtctttgtttgCAGCGGAGCCCTGCGAGTCCTGCAGAGACAGCCTCTTCCGAACGGCTCGCGGCAGGTACAGGGGCTGGTCCGGCCTTTTAGGTGTTCGGCTTTGTGACAGGGCTGAAGGTTTCGCCTTGACATTGGGTTCCTTCACCGCCCTGCTGCCAGGGGGCTCTTCAGAAAGGCAGCTGCTGGTCTCTACATCACTGTCTTCTTCTGACTCAGCcctacagaaaaacaaacatcgtCAGTTGGGTTACGctgattttctttcaacaacCAGTCTCAATTTTCACACatcaaaaagtgacaaaaagacACAGCCTAGTGTTGCTTCTTGACAATACGAACCACCTTTATCTTGGTGGTTCGTATTATCCACCAAGATAATACGAGATAATACTAGATCTACTTCACTACTTTTCAATCGCAGAGGcatatatttaaaaaggaaaaacgtGTACCTGAGCTCAGAAGGGCAGACCACCACCCTACGGCACCAGCTCTCCCCTACAGAGAAGGTGGTGAGATCTGGTATGTCTTCTATTGTCCTGTGAATCAAGTATCGCAGTCTGCTGGGTAATGGCGGGAACAGAAGCACgctgcacagacacacacacaaagggcAGGCGGACAAAGACGTCAGCTTCTAAAGTAATACAAAAGTGGATCTCTAAGTGTTATAGGAATGGATGTCATACACAAGAAAGTACATCAAAAACCTACTAAAGACGTCTCACTATGTAAATTCTGTGTTATGAGTGCTTTCCAAAC encodes:
- the LOC116710452 gene encoding lysyl oxidase homolog 2A-like, yielding MMNQLLLTLLCMSAVSSAQSDKPVIQLRLGGEKRKHYEGRVEVFYNGEWGTVCDDDFSISAAQVVCRELGFMDAVSWAPSAKFGRGEGRIWLDNVHCTGAEKSLAQCESNGFGESDCKHSEDVGVVCAQKRIPGFKFIRNQAVSGEGMTVQVEEVRIRATYSHRKRIPITEGFVEVKDGGKWRQICNEEWTEMNSRVVCGMYGFPDEKPFNVRPYKLLAKRRKKNYWGFSVNCTGNEADLSDCKLGKEIQLKGNNTCRRGMPAVVSCIPGRAFAPSVSMGFRKAYRMEQPLVRLRGGAMIGEGRVEVLKNGEWGTVCDDNWDIRAATVVCRELGFGSAKEALTGGRMGQGVGAVHMNEVQCSGFEKSLTECYFNRDSVGCSHEEDAAVRCNVPAMGFHSRLRLSGGRNPYEGRVEVLAERNGSLVWGSVCSDSWGTMEAVVVCRQLGLGFASHAFQETWYWEGDSSADAVLMSGVRCSGTELTLDQCLHHGRHVSCPKGGGRFAAGVSCTQTAPDLVLSAQVVEQTTYLEDRPMYALQCAHEERCLSSTADKADPSSYRRLLRFSSQIQNNGLSDFRPRASPQSWVWHECHRHYHSMEVFTLYDLLSLNGTKVAEGHKASFCLEDTHCDEGIQKRYECANFGSQGITVGCWDTYRHDIDCQWIDITDVKPGDYILQVVINPNYEVAESDFTNNIMKCRTRYDGHRIWTYNCHIGGTLSSDVEDTFPGLLTNQLSHR
- the r3hcc1 gene encoding R3H and coiled-coil domain-containing protein 1, with product MAVLLFPPLPSRLRYLIHRTIEDIPDLTTFSVGESWCRRVVVCPSELRAESEEDSDVETSSCLSEEPPGSRAVKEPNVKAKPSALSQSRTPKRPDQPLYLPRAVRKRLSLQDSQGSAANKDIKSSARSQLCPQEQTQKLALGLDERETVVWDPSLSFAEMKLEEAKGENFNNVQAEDTSTDTDDVTEQIKMHLKETGVSVELVHNDYAIYENVFLNSDDFSHVIEIYDFPSVFKTDDLLDAFTEYSDGGMKIKWVDNTHALGVFSCQAAAHHALSICHPLLKTRALSEGSKKAQGKAVRRAEFLQPVKERPRTDCVVAKRMVTRALGIQGRGRLYRYPA